The Vitis vinifera cultivar Pinot Noir 40024 chromosome 12, ASM3070453v1 genome has a segment encoding these proteins:
- the LOC100267816 gene encoding OPA3-like protein, translating to MILPVVKLGTLALKTMCKPIAARLKKDAGLHPKFRQFIINIAQANHQFTTTMQRRIYGHATNVEIRPLNEEKAVQAAADLVGELFVFTVAGAAVIFEVQRSSRSEARKEELRKQELQALKQRDEDLVREVEQLKHKLEELEQLAKGQGLSGLFNFKHAHVTEDGKALPN from the exons ATGATACTGCCGGTGGTGAAGCTAGGCACCCTCGCCCTCAAAACCATGTGCAAACCCATTGCCGCTCGCCTTAAGAAAGATGCTGGCTTGCACCCCAAGTTTCGCCAGTTCATCATCAACATTGCCCAG GCAAATCATCAATTCACAACAACTATGCAAAGACGCATCTATGGTCATGCAACCAATGTTGAAATTCGCCCTTTGAATGAAGAGAAAGCTGTCCAAGCTGCTGCAGATCTTGTTGGGGAACTTTTTGTGTTCACG GTTGCTGGAGCAGCTGTTATCTTTGAGGTACAAAGAAGTTCTAGATCCGAGGCTAGAAAGGAGGAATTGCGCAAACAGGAACTACAG GCATTGAAGCAAAGAGATGAAGATCTAGTTAGAGAAGTTGAACAACTTAAACACAAACTTGAAGAGCTGGAGCAACTTGCCAAAGGACAAGGACTCAGCGGTCTTTTCAACTTCAAGCATGCTCATGTGACTGAAGATGGAAAAGCATTACCCAATTGA
- the LOC100250627 gene encoding trans-resveratrol di-O-methyltransferase, which produces MDLANGGRSSELLQAQTHVWNHIFNFINSMSLKCAIQLGIPDIIHNHCQPMTLHELVAKLPVRPNKTLCVHRLMRILVHSGFFTMQRVQESADEEGYVLANASRLLLKDHPLSVTPFLLAMLDPDLTEPWHYVSAWFQNDDPTPFFTAHGRTIWDYGCHEPRFNNFFNEAMASDARLVTSVLVKECKGAFEGLNSFVDVGGGTGTVAKTIVEAFPHLHSTVLDLPHVVADLQGGKSLTYLAGDMFEAIPPADAILLKWILHDWSDEECLKILKQCREAIPSKEKGGKVMIIDMAIQNKKGDDDESNVETQLFFDMLMMVLLPGREREEKEWKKLFLDSGFSGYKITPILGLRSLIEVYP; this is translated from the exons ATGGATTTGGCAAATGGTGGGAGATCTAGTGAGCTGCTTCAAGCTCAAACTCACGTTTGGAACCACATATTCAACTTCATAAATTCCATGTCACTGAAATGTGCTATTCAACTTGGCATCCCCGACATCATTCACAACCATTGTCAGCCCATGACTCTTCATGAGCTGGTTGCTAAGCTCCCTGTCCGTCCGAATAAGACACTGTGCGTTCATCGCCTCATGCGAATTCTTGTTCATTCTGGATTCTTTACTATGCAAAGAGTCCAAGAAAGTGCGGACGAAGAGGGTTATGTACTTGCAAATGCTTCTAGGCTCCTCCTGAAGGACCATCCTTTGAGCGTAACACCCTTCTTGCTTGCCATGCTCGACCCAGATTTAACGGAACCATGGCATTATGTAAGTGCTTGGTTTCAAAACGATGATCCCACCCCGTTTTTCACTGCCCATGGGCGGACAATTTGGGATTATGGTTGCCATGAACCGAGGTTTAACAACTTCTTCAACGAGGCCATGGCCAGTGATGCTCGCTTGGTCACCAGCGTGCTGGTTAAGGAGTGCAAGGGCGCTTTTGAGGGGCTGAACTCGTTTGTTGATGTTGGCGGTGGTACGGGAACAGTGGCTAAGACCATTGTCGAGGCGTTCCCACACTTGCACAGCACTGTGCTTGATCTCCCGCACGTGGTTGCTGACTTGCAAGGGGGCAAAAGCTTGACCTACCTCGCAGGGGATATGTTCGAGGCAATTCCTCCTGCGGATGCCATTTTACTGAAG TGGATATTGCATGACTGGAGCGATGAAGAATGCCTGAAAATACTCAAGCAATGCAGAGAGGCAATTCCAAGCAAAGAAAAGGGAGGAAAGGTGATGATCATAGACATGGCGATTCAAAACAAGAAAGGAGATGACGATGAGTCCAATGTGGAGACACAACTCTTCTTCGATATGCTGATGATGGTTTTGCTCCCGGGTCGAGAGAGGGAGGAGAAAGAATGGAAGAAGCTGTTCCTGGATTCTGGTTTCAGTGGCTATAAGATAACGCCCATATTGGGTTTAAGGTCTCTTATTGAGGTTTATCCTTGA